One Ananas comosus cultivar F153 linkage group 23, ASM154086v1, whole genome shotgun sequence genomic window carries:
- the LOC109727756 gene encoding uncharacterized protein LOC109727756 — protein sequence MQFSASKSRLDQPWIVLKISWKGIENPERGKVYYHYDSTTIMTTIAKDVSCFIENLDGSMTEIFQKLNVAVPFLSRLPPDSKDKLQIERELWDRVCKALRKCGSGGFMLCFAITVPFGSVQYPFAIIKDARALEIDPLFSPINQHPRLTTVLPTDAASLCCPICLDKLFGEESAVEWLPCAHCFHHGCINSWLKSNWTCPVCRLSIEIDT from the coding sequence ATGCAGTTTTCCGCAAGTAAGTCGCGGTTGGATCAACCGTGGATCGTACTGAAGATCAGCTGGAAGGGGATCGAGAATCCGGAGCGTGGCAAGGTCTATTATCACTACGACAGCACGACAATCATGACGACAATCGCCAAAGACGTCAGCTGCTTCATCGAGAACCTGGATGGCAGCATGACCGAGATCTTCCAGAAGCTCAACGTGGCCGTTCCTTTTCTGAGCCGCCTGCCTCCCGACAGCAAAGATAAACTGCAAATAGAGCGGGAGTTGTGGGACCGAGTATGCAAAGCTCTAAGAAAGTGCGGCTCCGGAGGCTTTATGCTTTGTTTTGCAATCACCGTaccatttggttcggttcagtACCCGTTTGCAATTATAAAAGATGCGCGCGCGCTCGAAATAGATCCTCTGTTTTCTCCAATAAACCAACATCCGAGACTTACCACCGTGCTGCCTACCGATGCAGCTTCTTTGTGCTGTCCGATCTGTTTGGATAAGTTATTCGGAGAGGAGTCGGCTGTCGAATGGCTTCCTTGCGCTCATTGCTTCCATCATGGCTGCATTAATAGTTGGCTCAAATCCAACTGGACCTGTCCAGTCTGTCGACTTAGTATTGAAATAGATACTTAG